In one Candidatus Planktophila versatilis genomic region, the following are encoded:
- the alr gene encoding alanine racemase, with protein sequence MRAEALIDLSAIKHNVELLKERSGTNLLAVVKADAYGHGLIPVAKAALSAGASYLGVALLEEAVALREAGITAPILAWLVQPGSDFAQGIELDIEIAVASLAALKEISAAAKSKKARIHLEVDTGMTRGGFLNEWDQLTAEHLKGVEVVGIFSHFARADEPAEKQNSDQLGRFSAAVAHLNSLGHVNIMRHLSNSAATLKNGAASFDMVRTGIAMYGLSPDVQTLGDSKSLGLRPAMQLRAALYLVKDVPAGSPVGYGATQSTTVDTKLGVVAMGYADGIPRIARTAGVWSAGKRAPIIGRVSMDQFVVDLGADSKARSGDWVTVFGNGSHGEYTADDWGAASQSINYEIVTRIGPRVPRIYAPHVY encoded by the coding sequence ATGAGAGCAGAAGCACTTATTGATCTCAGTGCAATCAAACATAACGTTGAACTACTTAAAGAGCGTTCTGGAACAAATCTTCTGGCAGTTGTGAAAGCTGATGCCTACGGCCATGGACTCATTCCGGTTGCCAAGGCAGCGCTATCAGCCGGTGCTTCATACCTTGGCGTTGCCCTCCTGGAAGAAGCAGTTGCGCTGCGTGAAGCAGGAATCACTGCGCCAATCTTGGCGTGGCTTGTGCAACCTGGCTCAGATTTTGCACAAGGGATCGAGTTAGATATTGAAATCGCTGTGGCATCACTAGCTGCGCTGAAAGAAATTTCGGCAGCAGCTAAGTCTAAGAAAGCGCGCATTCACTTGGAAGTTGATACCGGTATGACCCGTGGTGGGTTTCTGAATGAATGGGATCAACTCACTGCAGAGCATCTAAAGGGTGTGGAAGTTGTCGGAATCTTCTCGCATTTTGCCCGGGCAGATGAGCCAGCTGAAAAACAAAATAGTGATCAACTGGGGCGATTTAGCGCTGCCGTTGCGCATCTGAATTCTCTTGGCCACGTCAACATCATGAGACATTTATCGAACTCAGCGGCCACACTAAAAAATGGCGCTGCTAGCTTTGACATGGTGCGCACAGGTATTGCGATGTATGGACTTTCTCCCGATGTGCAGACACTCGGTGATTCCAAATCTCTCGGCCTTCGCCCAGCTATGCAGTTACGGGCTGCTCTCTATTTAGTAAAAGATGTTCCAGCCGGATCACCTGTTGGTTATGGGGCAACCCAGAGCACAACGGTCGACACCAAGTTAGGTGTAGTTGCGATGGGGTATGCCGATGGAATTCCACGGATCGCACGCACTGCCGGAGTGTGGTCTGCAGGAAAGCGCGCACCGATTATTGGTCGAGTATCCATGGATCAATTTGTTGTGGATTTAGGTGCGGATTCCAAGGCTCGCTCGGGAGACTGGGTGACAGTTTTCGGTAACGGTTCACACGGTGAATACACAGCAGATGACTGGGGAGCAGCGTCTCAATCAATTAATTATGAGATAGTCACACGAATAGGCCCGCGTGTGCCTAGAATCTACGCGCCCCATGTTTACTAA
- the groES gene encoding co-chaperone GroES codes for MAVAIKPLEDRIVVKANEAETTTASGLVIPDTAKEKPQEGTVVAVGPGRFDDGVRVPMDVKVGDVVLYSKYGGTEVKYNNEEYLVLSARDILAIIEK; via the coding sequence ATGGCAGTTGCCATTAAGCCACTCGAAGATCGCATTGTTGTTAAGGCAAATGAAGCTGAGACTACAACTGCATCAGGTCTTGTTATCCCAGATACCGCGAAAGAGAAGCCACAAGAAGGCACAGTTGTTGCAGTTGGCCCAGGCCGCTTCGATGATGGCGTTCGCGTACCAATGGATGTAAAAGTTGGCGACGTTGTTCTCTATAGCAAGTACGGCGGAACTGAAGTGAAGTACAACAACGAGGAGTACCTCGTTCTCTCTGCTCGCGACATCCTCGCGATTATCGA
- a CDS encoding phosphatase PAP2 family protein, translating into MSTIVDPRQRQMRRALKWSASLFAGYLFVTYQVLTNGFLIEIDRTFNDVDHPKFQGLSNFVIRRLDDLGLRGVSGVALLIVAVYISRRFKTWRPINLGVLSFLALNVVVGAFKYGLGRTKPKEGFDLLHAGGMSYPSGHASNAILIWGMVAYLIYRYAHVNRYQGRLASAGVGLLALTVCVVSLLRNTHWFSDLFGGLLLGGSLLVLIIAIDRYFPSDSQLH; encoded by the coding sequence ATGTCAACGATTGTCGATCCTCGCCAGCGCCAAATGCGCCGTGCTCTGAAGTGGTCAGCAAGCCTATTCGCAGGTTACTTATTTGTTACTTATCAGGTACTCACCAACGGATTTCTCATTGAGATTGACCGCACTTTTAACGATGTAGATCACCCGAAATTCCAAGGTTTATCTAACTTTGTTATTCGCAGGCTAGATGACCTAGGTCTGCGTGGCGTCTCTGGGGTTGCGCTGCTGATTGTTGCCGTTTACATCTCGCGCCGATTTAAAACATGGCGGCCAATTAATTTAGGAGTGCTCTCATTTCTTGCCCTCAACGTAGTTGTTGGTGCATTTAAATATGGGTTAGGCCGCACAAAGCCAAAAGAAGGTTTCGATCTCTTGCATGCTGGTGGAATGTCATATCCCAGTGGTCATGCATCAAATGCCATTCTTATTTGGGGGATGGTTGCATATTTGATTTACCGATACGCCCATGTCAATCGCTATCAAGGAAGGCTTGCTAGCGCTGGCGTTGGCCTGCTTGCCTTAACTGTTTGTGTAGTCTCATTGCTGCGAAATACCCACTGGTTCTCAGATCTCTTCGGTGGCCTCTTACTTGGGGGTTCCCTTTTGGTTTTGATAATCGCGATAGACCGATATTTCCCATCTGATAGCCAACTTCACTAA
- the tsaB gene encoding tRNA (adenosine(37)-N6)-threonylcarbamoyltransferase complex dimerization subunit type 1 TsaB, which translates to MTISLAIDTSTSKTIVGIIEDGVVLFEKAHEGATDHGRALSELVADALKVAKPPHQVVVGMGPGPFTGLRVGIAFAQSFALARQIPVIGICSLDAIAIDKDQYTVAIDARRKEIYWASYKDGVRVAGPSVNKPAEVANFIIDVFPDMQKLVSLAASQSVTEPMYLRRPDAVPTAERP; encoded by the coding sequence ATGACAATCTCACTCGCTATCGACACCTCAACTTCAAAGACGATTGTTGGCATTATCGAAGATGGCGTAGTTCTTTTTGAGAAAGCTCATGAGGGAGCAACTGATCATGGACGCGCACTTTCAGAGTTAGTTGCAGATGCGCTGAAGGTTGCCAAGCCTCCGCACCAAGTAGTTGTGGGAATGGGTCCGGGGCCATTTACCGGTCTTCGTGTGGGGATCGCATTTGCGCAGTCCTTTGCTCTCGCCCGCCAGATTCCTGTTATTGGAATCTGTTCACTTGATGCGATTGCAATTGATAAAGATCAGTACACAGTGGCAATTGATGCCCGCCGGAAAGAGATTTACTGGGCTAGTTACAAAGATGGCGTCCGCGTTGCTGGTCCCTCGGTCAATAAACCAGCTGAAGTTGCCAACTTCATCATTGATGTTTTTCCCGATATGCAAAAACTAGTTTCACTGGCAGCAAGTCAGAGCGTAACTGAGCCTATGTATTTACGTCGACCTGATGCTGTGCCCACTGCGGAGCGGCCATGA
- a CDS encoding ABC transporter substrate-binding protein, with product MNAVKNRASLSRSPRKSIAVISVALAGALALTAMPAQGASTPGVSDTEIVLGMQLPQTGAASPGYNKVDDAMRAYFDYVNSKGGVYGRKITLVAKDDAYKAGLTVSTASALINKDKVFAMVGSIGTQTHISVIKDINRRGIPDLFVLSGYSGFYTDPKKYPTTFGSLGTYVVEAKIIGKYIKENLSTKNVGILYQTDDFGRNTVEGLATAGVTFTAKKNAATFIAGAQAGGLDAQMQQLKDNNVEVVVVGATASAFAAAVGSANKIGYKPQYIVISVGSDATTFQTILFTKGIPFASSAALLAGTISASHAPSPGEADDEFVKAFKKINDEFNTGPAAGKAWDNNVLQGMNIGYTMTAALMGAGKDLTRPGIIKYIENNPAKLSSAALAPLGYSAKTHEAYTGFWIGKYDATAVLKPIDGTRKVWTTDSAKGAVTELKYTRPAIAADALPKVG from the coding sequence GTGAATGCAGTGAAAAATCGTGCATCTCTGTCCCGATCACCTCGTAAGTCCATCGCAGTTATCTCTGTAGCCCTCGCTGGAGCGCTCGCGCTCACGGCGATGCCGGCTCAGGGTGCGAGCACACCAGGTGTAAGTGACACTGAAATTGTTTTAGGAATGCAGCTGCCACAGACAGGCGCAGCGAGCCCCGGATATAACAAGGTAGATGACGCCATGCGCGCCTACTTCGACTACGTCAATTCAAAGGGCGGCGTCTATGGCCGCAAGATCACTTTGGTTGCCAAAGATGACGCATACAAGGCTGGCCTCACAGTTTCAACTGCGTCAGCACTGATTAATAAGGATAAAGTCTTTGCGATGGTGGGCTCTATTGGAACCCAGACACATATCTCTGTTATCAAGGATATTAACCGTCGTGGAATCCCTGACCTCTTTGTCCTTAGTGGATATAGCGGTTTCTACACAGATCCTAAGAAGTATCCAACAACCTTTGGTTCTTTGGGAACCTACGTTGTTGAAGCGAAGATTATTGGAAAGTACATCAAGGAGAATCTGTCTACAAAGAACGTCGGAATTCTCTATCAGACCGATGACTTCGGTCGTAACACTGTGGAAGGTCTAGCAACTGCTGGAGTAACTTTCACAGCGAAGAAGAATGCCGCAACATTTATCGCTGGCGCTCAAGCTGGTGGACTCGATGCTCAGATGCAACAGCTAAAAGACAATAACGTCGAAGTTGTTGTAGTTGGCGCCACTGCTTCAGCATTTGCAGCAGCTGTGGGTTCAGCGAACAAGATTGGCTACAAGCCACAGTACATAGTCATCTCTGTGGGATCAGATGCCACCACCTTCCAAACAATTCTCTTCACAAAAGGTATTCCTTTTGCAAGCTCTGCAGCCCTCCTAGCTGGAACGATTTCAGCATCACATGCTCCATCACCAGGTGAAGCAGATGACGAATTCGTCAAAGCATTTAAGAAGATCAATGATGAATTCAACACCGGCCCAGCCGCAGGCAAGGCTTGGGATAACAATGTTCTGCAAGGAATGAACATTGGCTACACCATGACAGCTGCTCTTATGGGTGCTGGTAAAGACCTCACACGTCCAGGAATCATCAAATACATCGAAAACAATCCAGCTAAGTTATCGAGTGCAGCTCTTGCTCCACTCGGATACTCTGCAAAGACCCACGAGGCTTATACCGGCTTCTGGATCGGAAAATATGATGCAACGGCAGTGCTTAAGCCAATCGATGGCACACGTAAAGTGTGGACAACTGATTCAGCTAAGGGTGCTGTAACCGAACTCAAATACACACGTCCTGCAATCGCAGCCGATGCACTACCAAAGGTTGGTTAA
- a CDS encoding branched-chain amino acid ABC transporter permease produces the protein MNTFLAALSLGTSRGAIFALVALGLVIVWRGAGIVNFAQMGQAMFSTYIASTLITNGYSYWLAFFVALLSGAALGALLDIFIMRPLSNKKQSELLSSESMRAAVPVIASLGILGALQALAGIIWAAEERGFPSPAKQEGFTVAGNVLPFTSFDVFVVSIVTVTLILTTLFFTKTGIGLAMRATALNQEVAKLSGIRTNRTRTISWAISGAASSLAGLLITPTSNLSPNTLDLVLIVGFTAAVVGGLDSPAGAVLGGFILGMVISFVTFYDTPEDVYLAILAVLLLVLIIRPRGILGSKDARRV, from the coding sequence ATGAATACTTTCTTAGCAGCCCTATCTTTAGGCACATCTCGTGGAGCGATCTTCGCACTCGTTGCGCTCGGTCTCGTCATTGTCTGGCGCGGTGCCGGCATTGTGAACTTTGCCCAAATGGGTCAGGCGATGTTTAGTACTTACATCGCTTCAACGCTGATTACTAACGGCTATTCATATTGGCTTGCCTTCTTTGTAGCCCTTCTTTCTGGGGCCGCACTTGGTGCGCTCCTTGATATTTTCATCATGCGACCGCTCTCAAATAAGAAGCAGAGTGAATTACTGAGCAGTGAATCAATGCGGGCGGCAGTTCCTGTTATTGCATCCCTTGGAATCCTAGGCGCACTGCAAGCACTTGCCGGAATTATCTGGGCTGCAGAAGAGCGAGGATTTCCCTCACCAGCAAAGCAGGAAGGCTTCACTGTGGCCGGCAATGTTTTGCCCTTTACCTCATTCGATGTTTTCGTAGTGTCAATTGTGACTGTCACATTAATTCTCACAACACTGTTCTTTACTAAGACTGGCATTGGCCTAGCAATGCGCGCAACAGCCCTTAATCAAGAAGTAGCAAAACTCAGTGGAATTCGAACAAATCGCACTCGTACAATTAGTTGGGCTATATCAGGTGCGGCATCTTCACTAGCTGGACTTCTCATTACCCCAACTTCGAATTTATCGCCGAACACACTTGATCTCGTTCTCATCGTGGGCTTTACCGCGGCAGTTGTTGGCGGACTCGATAGTCCGGCAGGAGCAGTACTCGGAGGGTTCATTCTCGGAATGGTCATCTCATTTGTGACCTTCTATGACACCCCAGAAGATGTATATCTGGCTATCTTGGCGGTGCTTCTCCTGGTTTTGATTATCAGGCCGCGCGGCATTCTCGGCTCAAAGGATGCGCGCCGTGTCTAA
- a CDS encoding ABC transporter ATP-binding protein has translation MSAGPALSISHLSVKFGGLTALDDVFLEIAPNTIVGLIGPNGAGKTTIFNAISGLVTPASGAIAIHGKEMKWPASHDLAGLGISRTLQGVGLFSGLSVIENVMMGANHSSGTNFFRDLLGLSGRAEAKLRRRASDALAWAGALDLAEKMPGELTYPESKRVSIARALVSQPEILLLDEPAAGLGQDDIDKFASLLKQLKQRCAIVIVEHHVDFIGAISDQVYVLNFGKVISSGSFDTVKRDPAVLAAYLGTSQQTGSEKLGGAHA, from the coding sequence ATGAGTGCTGGTCCAGCTCTATCAATTTCTCATCTCAGCGTTAAATTCGGCGGCCTTACCGCACTCGATGATGTATTTCTTGAAATCGCACCCAACACAATTGTGGGTCTGATTGGCCCCAATGGTGCGGGTAAGACAACAATATTTAATGCGATTTCAGGACTTGTCACGCCAGCTTCTGGAGCAATTGCTATTCATGGCAAAGAGATGAAATGGCCAGCAAGTCATGATTTGGCCGGACTTGGCATAAGTCGTACATTGCAAGGTGTTGGACTCTTTAGCGGATTGAGCGTTATTGAAAATGTCATGATGGGCGCCAATCACAGCAGCGGTACCAACTTTTTTAGAGATTTATTAGGACTCTCAGGGCGAGCAGAAGCAAAGCTGCGCCGGCGTGCAAGTGATGCACTTGCGTGGGCTGGTGCGCTGGATTTAGCCGAGAAGATGCCTGGCGAACTTACCTATCCAGAGAGCAAGCGAGTTTCTATTGCTCGGGCGCTAGTTTCTCAACCCGAGATACTTCTTCTGGATGAACCTGCTGCCGGATTAGGTCAAGATGACATTGATAAATTTGCTTCACTTCTCAAGCAATTAAAGCAACGCTGTGCAATCGTCATTGTCGAACATCATGTGGATTTTATTGGCGCGATCTCAGACCAGGTCTATGTTTTAAACTTTGGAAAAGTCATCTCAAGTGGAAGCTTCGACACTGTTAAGCGCGACCCAGCTGTGCTCGCTGCCTACCTTGGCACCTCACAGCAAACCGGCAGTGAAAAGTTGGGCGGTGCGCATGCTTAA
- the tsaE gene encoding tRNA (adenosine(37)-N6)-threonylcarbamoyltransferase complex ATPase subunit type 1 TsaE, translating into MRIETAADMHALGMRIGAQCRVGDLILLNGPLGAGKTVLVQGIGQALGINDVTSPTFVISRIHQAPLTLIHVDAYRLLEGGNAAVHLDDLDLDTAREDAVTVIEWGGAESARLSDERLEITIDRTEEVREVFINKVGARWQGVEL; encoded by the coding sequence GTGAGAATCGAGACTGCTGCAGATATGCATGCACTAGGTATGCGCATAGGTGCACAGTGCCGCGTTGGAGATCTGATCTTGCTCAACGGCCCATTGGGCGCTGGCAAAACTGTTTTGGTTCAAGGTATTGGTCAAGCACTTGGCATCAACGACGTTACATCGCCCACCTTTGTGATCTCCCGAATTCATCAGGCTCCGCTCACACTTATCCATGTCGATGCTTACCGACTACTTGAAGGTGGCAATGCAGCTGTTCACTTAGATGACTTGGATCTTGATACGGCGCGCGAAGATGCCGTGACGGTCATTGAATGGGGCGGGGCTGAATCTGCACGATTAAGTGATGAACGCCTTGAAATCACCATTGATCGCACTGAAGAAGTTCGTGAAGTATTTATCAATAAGGTCGGCGCGCGCTGGCAGGGTGTTGAGCTATGA
- the tsaD gene encoding tRNA (adenosine(37)-N6)-threonylcarbamoyltransferase complex transferase subunit TsaD yields MQPIVLGIETSCDETAIGIVRGRTLLANVIASSVEEHARFGGVVPEIASRAHLEAMLPSIQRAVTEAKISLKDIDAIAVTAGPGLVGALLVGVASASGLAQGLGRPLYGVNHLAAHVSVDYLTHDKPTDPTIALLVSGGHSSLLQVDDITGSITKLGATMDDAAGEAFDKIARLLALGFPGGPAIDREAVGGSPTAIDFPRGLTTSQDWQSRPYEFSFSGLKTAVARYLENTPRFVRADVAASFQEAVVDVLLLKALAACKSTGINSLVIAGGVAANSRLRAVAADRCEKAGVELRIPVAGLCTDNGAMVAALGSLMLSSGRPATHGAFDADSSLKVEQVSL; encoded by the coding sequence ATGCAGCCGATAGTTCTTGGCATTGAAACTTCGTGTGATGAAACCGCAATAGGAATTGTGCGCGGGCGCACTTTATTGGCTAATGTCATTGCATCGAGTGTGGAAGAACATGCACGCTTTGGGGGAGTAGTTCCTGAAATCGCATCTCGTGCACATTTAGAGGCGATGCTTCCCAGCATCCAACGCGCCGTGACAGAGGCAAAGATTTCACTTAAAGATATCGACGCCATTGCTGTGACAGCTGGCCCCGGATTAGTGGGAGCACTCCTTGTCGGCGTTGCATCAGCAAGTGGACTTGCGCAAGGTCTTGGTCGCCCGCTCTATGGTGTGAACCATTTAGCAGCTCATGTTTCAGTTGATTACTTAACCCATGACAAACCCACAGATCCAACTATTGCGTTGCTGGTTAGCGGTGGTCACTCTTCACTTCTCCAAGTAGATGACATCACCGGTTCAATTACCAAACTAGGTGCAACGATGGATGACGCGGCAGGTGAAGCTTTCGATAAAATTGCACGGCTATTGGCGCTAGGTTTTCCGGGCGGGCCTGCAATCGATCGGGAAGCAGTTGGCGGATCACCAACTGCAATTGATTTTCCAAGAGGGCTGACAACTTCCCAAGATTGGCAGTCTCGCCCTTATGAATTTTCTTTCTCTGGACTTAAGACTGCAGTGGCTAGATATTTAGAGAACACGCCAAGATTTGTTCGCGCAGATGTGGCAGCATCATTTCAAGAGGCGGTAGTTGATGTCTTGCTGCTTAAGGCACTGGCTGCATGTAAATCGACGGGGATTAATTCATTGGTGATCGCTGGTGGAGTAGCTGCTAATTCACGTCTTCGCGCGGTGGCAGCTGATCGCTGTGAAAAAGCCGGGGTGGAGCTTCGTATCCCAGTCGCCGGCCTTTGTACTGATAATGGGGCGATGGTGGCGGCTCTGGGCTCCCTGATGCTCAGTTCGGGCAGGCCAGCCACACACGGGGCCTTTGATGCCGATTCGAGCCTGAAGGTGGAGCAGGTCAGCCTTTAG
- the rimI gene encoding ribosomal protein S18-alanine N-acetyltransferase, protein MISYRQPIALDIPVLVGYEKELFPYSPWSAAQFKEEFAGIPRSRFMSVAESDNRIVGYCGVFLPAPGVEADILTVAVLTEFRRQGIAREFMRQIEQWSEERGASAMMLEVEHTNAAAIELYQALGYMQISVRMNYYGPGSDALVMRKEFT, encoded by the coding sequence ATGATTAGTTATCGCCAGCCCATCGCATTGGATATTCCAGTTCTTGTCGGTTATGAGAAAGAGTTATTTCCATATTCACCGTGGAGCGCTGCGCAATTTAAAGAGGAGTTTGCTGGAATTCCTCGCAGCCGATTTATGTCGGTGGCCGAAAGTGATAATCGCATCGTGGGGTATTGCGGCGTATTTCTGCCAGCACCAGGAGTTGAGGCAGATATTCTCACCGTGGCAGTACTTACTGAATTTCGCAGGCAGGGGATAGCCCGCGAATTTATGCGACAAATTGAGCAATGGTCAGAAGAACGTGGCGCCAGTGCCATGATGCTGGAAGTCGAACATACCAACGCCGCCGCCATCGAGCTCTATCAGGCACTTGGATATATGCAGATTTCGGTACGTATGAATTACTACGGTCCTGGCAGTGACGCTCTTGTCATGCGCAAGGAGTTCACATGA
- a CDS encoding holo-ACP synthase gives MIDGIGIDVVDIARFKQSLERTPHLAQKLFTESERTKSAPSLAARFAAKEALYKALSPTHGLQWHDAEVINHENGKPDFLFRGAIAELIDGATVHLSLSHDGGIASAMVVIER, from the coding sequence ATGATTGATGGAATTGGCATCGATGTCGTAGACATTGCCCGATTTAAGCAATCCCTCGAGCGCACCCCACATTTGGCGCAAAAACTATTTACCGAATCTGAACGTACCAAATCCGCACCATCACTTGCCGCCCGCTTTGCCGCCAAAGAGGCGCTCTATAAAGCCTTGAGTCCAACTCATGGGCTGCAGTGGCACGATGCTGAAGTCATTAACCATGAAAACGGTAAACCCGACTTTCTCTTTCGTGGTGCAATCGCAGAACTCATTGACGGCGCCACCGTGCACCTTTCACTTTCACACGATGGTGGTATCGCATCGGCGATGGTGGTGATTGAGCGATGA
- a CDS encoding ABC transporter ATP-binding protein: protein MLKIDNLVTRFGSVVAIDGVSMQAQESKITTVIGANGAGKSTLLRTISGLEHPSSGSITWKGQSILGKRPEDIVRLGIAHVPEGHAVISELSVEENISMGSLFRRRKFKSDITTAIDEMYTLFPRLKERRKQLAGTLSGGERQMLAISRALVSRPQLLLLDEPSLGLAPLVVEQIIDSVNILCRSTGLSVLLVEQNANTALGVADHGVLLALGKVVADRPAAELKADAKLRAAYLGY, encoded by the coding sequence ATGCTTAAGATTGACAATCTCGTCACTCGCTTCGGTTCTGTTGTGGCCATTGATGGCGTATCGATGCAGGCGCAGGAATCAAAGATCACTACCGTGATTGGCGCCAACGGCGCCGGAAAGAGCACGTTACTGCGCACGATTTCAGGTCTGGAACATCCCAGTTCCGGTTCCATCACATGGAAAGGGCAATCAATCCTAGGAAAGCGCCCAGAAGATATTGTCCGATTGGGAATCGCACATGTTCCTGAGGGGCATGCAGTGATTTCAGAGTTGAGCGTGGAAGAAAATATCTCGATGGGTTCTCTTTTCCGCCGTAGAAAATTTAAGTCAGATATAACAACTGCAATAGATGAGATGTATACACTCTTTCCGCGACTTAAAGAGCGCCGTAAACAATTAGCAGGCACGCTCTCTGGCGGAGAACGTCAGATGTTGGCTATCAGCCGCGCCTTGGTGTCGCGTCCACAATTACTTCTTCTAGATGAACCATCACTGGGATTGGCACCTCTTGTTGTTGAACAAATCATTGATTCCGTAAATATCCTGTGTCGCAGCACTGGGCTTTCGGTTTTACTTGTCGAGCAAAATGCCAATACCGCACTCGGTGTGGCAGACCACGGTGTGCTGCTCGCACTTGGAAAAGTTGTGGCAGATCGCCCTGCAGCAGAGCTCAAAGCTGATGCAAAACTACGCGCTGCATATTTGGGGTATTGA
- a CDS encoding branched-chain amino acid ABC transporter permease produces the protein MSNLKVKSIARTSLIRTLIFSALILLVGLQFDAYNQAQLAVVLILFIGVLSITLLTGISGQLSLGQGALMAVGGYSTALLMINYKLSLWVAIPLSIISSAIAGLLLGVAAARLRGPYLAGTTLVIALAIPTIANRFMSVFKGDEGLQVDVGYPPQWFSSLFGEPTYEQWQLYVALPFAAVALFFASNILLSRTGRMWRSIRDHESAASLAGVNFARQKIYVFVISSTFAGLSGALYGLRGLVGPSVYPVSLSLLLLTAAVLGGIRSIAGAFIGTVIVVFLPDWIELILGNFELSEQVSNYLPALISSLLLILTVVINPAGVAGVKLHKHK, from the coding sequence GTGTCTAATCTCAAAGTGAAATCAATAGCACGCACCAGCCTTATTCGCACGCTAATTTTCTCAGCCCTAATACTGCTCGTTGGTCTGCAATTTGATGCCTACAACCAAGCACAACTAGCTGTGGTGCTGATCTTATTTATTGGCGTTCTATCAATCACGTTGCTGACTGGAATTTCAGGGCAATTGTCCTTGGGTCAAGGCGCACTGATGGCGGTGGGCGGATATTCCACGGCGCTGCTGATGATTAATTACAAACTTTCACTCTGGGTTGCGATTCCGCTCTCAATTATTTCTTCAGCCATTGCCGGTCTATTACTCGGTGTTGCGGCAGCTCGACTTCGCGGACCGTACTTAGCCGGAACAACGCTAGTAATTGCACTTGCAATTCCAACTATTGCAAATAGATTTATGTCAGTATTTAAAGGCGATGAAGGGTTGCAAGTAGATGTGGGGTATCCACCACAGTGGTTCTCCTCTCTCTTTGGCGAACCCACCTATGAACAATGGCAGCTCTACGTGGCACTGCCATTTGCAGCGGTAGCACTCTTTTTTGCATCCAACATTCTCTTATCGCGCACTGGGCGGATGTGGCGATCTATTCGAGATCATGAAAGTGCGGCATCACTTGCCGGAGTTAACTTCGCTCGCCAGAAGATTTATGTCTTTGTTATCTCATCAACATTTGCTGGGTTATCTGGCGCCCTCTACGGGCTTCGTGGATTAGTGGGTCCCAGCGTCTATCCAGTTTCACTCTCACTGTTGTTATTGACCGCTGCAGTACTTGGCGGAATCCGCAGTATTGCCGGCGCCTTTATCGGTACTGTCATCGTTGTTTTCTTACCTGACTGGATCGAGCTAATTCTTGGAAACTTCGAATTAAGCGAACAGGTCTCCAACTACTTACCGGCGCTAATCTCTAGCCTCTTACTTATTCTCACAGTGGTGATAAACCCTGCTGGAGTAGCTGGTGTGAAGCTTCACAAACATAAATAA